Proteins co-encoded in one Rhopalosiphum maidis isolate BTI-1 chromosome 2, ASM367621v3, whole genome shotgun sequence genomic window:
- the LOC113553173 gene encoding tetratricopeptide repeat protein 7B, with translation MSSKNVKSTRVESELAGCREEGNWSKILELVEQLSSGKAMLYNLMVGEAKLEMFLEENPPIESNIAKACGGLTEAKSYLTESISELSTQSGLSIDSHMLLAKLCYACGHYDKAMEHCTEAKLNSIIQTDLQIRNIRILSESFAIKGLCQEKLRPSSSSRFKKTEWIEGVIKNYEQAANLGILYLQELDNKENQLILPSPLGGNAPLITNSNSTSATGSHSPQPVNMTHSLSILVETAILRLPLLLIESSNYAGAITTFRSILSSCEAHGSHSIRLILTYQFAEFLLRKVSPKYYSLPTQSTPSKKQLSNIRKPKKYNSINMFMPRSEHEEVILLLIISEAMAARNAVLSQSPEFKEARIRAFSLATAIYDLLTFALVLWGQYNMLYESFERAMKFSADDAHVWMQQALCLEAAGRHIKALEVLTQVIYMQPKAIVPCLLAARICYQHLFKMEEGLSWSQEALKREKMHSENLLSRCNLYIGIGAQCMALTSFLKSVKDKYHALCLESLTKAQQLDPNDHLVYYYLAFYYACLAKVPEATTKVRQALTLNPEHTPSLQLAILLLSAQKKINEAKSLLESSLEDFPDHIGLLFIRARIELQTEASDVALVTAKHMLSMCKASSASNEGSPSIEHTDTRSIFQLYTTELSDKDSNSLGPARIEQALSEVASSISSLVPQRPVTNTVWHTQQNVWLLLAEVYLSQEQFDSANNCLLEAASIFPLSHHIMFMRGLFHEKRNEFNEAKQCYQNAVTVHPAHLKSLQHLGLMYHYLGSHRLAEKTLRDAAKINPYAPETWYNLGKVLESLGETDSATDSMATALQVEMVCPIMQYTSIPLPFD, from the exons GTAACATTGCAAAAGCTTGTGGTGGTCTTACTGAAGCCAAATCATACTTAACTGAATCAATTAGTGAGCTTTCTAcacaa TCCGGCTTGAGTATTGATAGCCATATGTTGCTTGCTAAATTGTGTTACGCTTGTGGTCATTATGACAAAGCAATGGAACATTGTACAGAAGCCAAGTTGAACTCAATAATACAAACAGATTTACAAATCCGTAACATAAGGATATTGTCTGAGTCATTTGCAATAAAAG GCTTGTGCCAAGAAAAGTTAAGACCATCTTCCAGTtctcgttttaaaaaaacagaatGGATTGAAggtgttattaaaaactatgagCAAGCGGCCAATTTAggcattttgtatttacaagAACTAGACAACAAAGAAAATCAGCTCATATTGCCATCACCACTTGGTGGTAATGCACCATTGATTACAAATAGCAATTCTACATCTGCtacag gtTCTCATTCTCCACAGCCTGTGAACATGACACATTCTCTGAGTATCTTAGTAGAGACAGCTATCTTGAGATTGCCTCTGTTGCTTATTGAGAGTTCAAACTATGCTGGTGCCATAACAACATTCAG GAGTATATTATCATCTTGTGAAGCGCATGGTAGTCATTCCATTAgacttattttaacatatcaaTTTGCTGAATTTCTTTTACGCAAAGTCTCTCCAAAATACTATTCACTTCCAACTCAAAGTA CTCCCTCTAAAAAACAGTTATCAAATAtaagaaaaccaaaaaaatataattctattaacATGTTCATGCCCAGAAGTGAACATGAAGAAGTAATATTGTTGCTCATTATAAG TGAAGCAATGGCAGCAAGAAATGCAGTATTGAGTCAGTCTCCAGAATTCAAAGAAGCAAGAATTAGAGCTTTTAGTTTAGCCACAGCCATTTATGATCTGTTAACCTTTGCATTAGTCCTTTGgggtcaatataatatgttgtatgag tCTTTTGAACGTGCAATGAAATTTTCTGCTGATGATGCTCATGTTTGGATGCAACAAGCTTTATGTCTTGAAGCTGCTGGTCGTCATATTAAAGCTTTGGAAGTATTAACTCAAGTCATATATATGCAACCCAAAGCAATAGTTCCATGTTTATTAGCTGCTCGTATttgttatcaacatttatttaag atggaAGAAGGATTAAGTTGGAGTCAAGAAGCTcttaaaagagaaaaaatgCATTCAGAAAATTTACTATCAAGATGTAATCTATACATAGGCATTGGAGCACAGTGTATGGCGTTGACTTCGTTTTTGAAATCAGTTAAAGATAAATATCATGCGCTATGCCTTGAATCTCTTACaaa AGCACAACAATTAGATCCCAATGATCatttggtttattattatttggcatTTTATTATGCTTGTTTGGCTAAAGTACCTGAAGCTACTACTAAAGTACGCCAAGCATTAACATTGAATCCTGAACATACACCATCATTACAGTTAGCTATCTTATTGTTGAGTgctcagaaaaaaataaacgaagcCAAATCTCTTTTAGAATCATCTTTGGAAGACTTTCCTGATCATATTGGTTTATTATTCATCAGAGCCAGGATCGAATTGCAAACAGAAGCTTctgat GTTGCACTTGTGACAGCTAAACATATGCTTTCTATGTGCAAAGCTTCTTCTGCCAGCAATGAAGGTTCTCCTTCTATAGAACATACTGATACTCGTAGTATTTTTCAACTTTACACTACTGAACTCTCAGACAAAGATTCaa ATTCTTTGGGGCCAGCGCGTATTGAACAAGCCTTATCAGAAGTAGCATCATCTATTAGTTCACTGGTTCCCCAACGACCTGTGACCAATACGGTATGGCACACACAGCAAAACGTTTGGTTACTTTTAGCAGAGGTATACTTGTCCCAAGAACAATTTGATTCagcaaataattgtttattggaAGCAGCCAGTATTTTTCCATTATCACATCACATCATGTTTATG AGAGGattatttcatgaaaaaaGAAACGAATTCAATGAAGCAAAACAATGCTATCAAAATGCAGTAACAGTACATCCGGCTCATTTGAAAAGCTTACAACATTTG GGATTGATGTACCATTATCTGGGTAGCCATAGATTGGCTGAAAAAACATTAAGAGACGctgcaaaaataaatccttatgCTCCAGAAACGTG gtATAATTTGGGAAAAGTTTTGGAGAGTTTAGGAGAGACTGACAGTGCCACGGACAGTATGGCTACTGCTCTGCAAGTAGAAATGGTCTGTCCAATAATGCAATACACAAGCATTCCTTTACCATTTGATTAa